In Streptococcus uberis, a single window of DNA contains:
- a CDS encoding Cof-type HAD-IIB family hydrolase encodes MHTIKLLALDLDGTLFNAEKTISDANKLAIQKASAKGVKIVITTGRPLAAIGNVLEELGLTSDDDYCITFNGGLVQRCTGQILDKSSLSYEEVATVHQHLENLALPTDILSEGKVYSIPSKDGRHSQYHLANPLLQFIEINSLEDLPKNIVYNKIVTVTDADFLDQQLSLLPPSTFDAFESFKSRDIIFEVMPKGVHKAFGLQLLCSHLKIEAKEVMAMGDEANDFTMLEWAGLGVAMANAVAEAKQIADAVTSQTNDQSGVAEAIEKYILNEDI; translated from the coding sequence ATGCATACGATAAAATTATTAGCACTCGACTTAGATGGCACATTATTTAACGCGGAAAAAACGATTAGTGACGCTAATAAGCTTGCCATCCAAAAGGCAAGTGCAAAAGGTGTCAAAATTGTTATTACCACAGGAAGACCTTTGGCAGCAATTGGAAATGTATTGGAAGAGCTTGGTTTAACAAGTGATGATGATTACTGTATTACTTTTAATGGAGGATTGGTGCAAAGGTGCACAGGTCAAATCCTTGATAAAAGTAGTTTAAGCTATGAGGAAGTTGCTACTGTTCACCAACACTTAGAAAATTTAGCTTTACCAACAGATATCTTGAGTGAAGGTAAAGTTTACAGTATTCCTAGTAAAGACGGCCGTCATTCCCAATACCACCTTGCAAACCCACTCCTACAATTTATTGAAATCAATTCTTTAGAAGACTTACCTAAAAATATTGTTTATAATAAAATTGTAACCGTTACAGATGCCGATTTTTTAGATCAGCAATTAAGTCTCCTACCACCATCTACTTTTGATGCTTTCGAATCTTTTAAATCAAGAGATATCATTTTCGAAGTGATGCCAAAAGGTGTTCATAAAGCCTTTGGTTTGCAGCTCTTATGCAGTCACTTAAAAATAGAAGCTAAAGAGGTCATGGCTATGGGAGATGAAGCGAATGATTTTACCATGTTGGAATGGGCTGGTTTAGGCGTTGCAATGGCTAACGCGGTAGCCGAAGCTAAACAAATTGCAGATGCTGTAACCAGTCAAACCAATGACCAATCTGGTGTAGCGGAAGCCATTGAAAAATATATACTAAACGAGGATATCTAA
- the smc gene encoding chromosome segregation protein SMC, whose translation MYLKTIEMQGFKSFADKTKIEFEKGVTAVVGPNGSGKSNITESLRWALGESSAKSLRGGKMPDIIFAGTESRNALNFAEVAIVLDNSDAFIKDAPKEIRVERHIYRNGDSDYIIDGKKVRLRDVHDLFMDTGLGRDSFSIISQGRVEEIFNSKPEERRTIFEEAAGVLKYKTRKKETQSKLTQTQDNLDRLEDIIFELDNQVKPLEKQAEIAKKFLHLDADRKQLQLDILVEDVQQDQKSMAEKEEDLGQLKENLRVYYEHRDSLEKENQSLKHLRQELVRQLDDHQATLLDLTNLSADLKRQIDRIQLETHQKNEKEAEAKVQLENLSQDWERLQEQIQEKRNTITSLESQHSSLYEEIDNLKNELQRYSNDPDQLIESLREEFVSLMQKEADYSNQLTLLISDMEKESQERASNAQECEEMLAKVQHLKADFQTVQSDYDDKQLAVRQLLEAYQKLEGQIAKQEVTYQAEQSQLFDLYDQKKAKEARLASLESIQKNHSQFYAGVKSVLQAAQTIGGILGAVSEHLSFDSQYQTALEIALGASSQHIIVKDEVAAKSAISFLKENRQGRATFLPLTTIKPRFLSDNQLHQVQQYQGFLGTAESLVSYDHRFKTIFQNLLNTTLIFDTVDHANLAAKALQYKVRIITLDGTELRPGGSFSGGSNRQNNTTFIKPEMDLIQKELSRLEGQLKEKETLVSDLKLVLKEEKEKLQDLKGKGEEARFAEQKAELHYQQLKETLADSEEILRLMIEQTDKSSLNDFETQKEELQNQLSQLETDKNQLSQQIDEIKGNKNLINEKKSELTNQLSQLQLKERDVTNQSRFEKTDLSRLESDAEACRLNIDKLSQLLQNPVSQEEMDRLPLLEKQLQDVESKKADVEQKRIQLRFKSEDCQAQLEDLEEQLSKEQAKNENFIRQQTKLEAEMDYLKDRLRTFAKTLSEDFQMSFEEAKEMANPIQSMISEKQRLKQLLKTIKALGPINLDAISQFDEVSERLEFLNSQKFDLNKAKNLLLDTINSMDNEVKARFKVTFEAIRESFQETFKQMFGGGSADLVLTEGDLLSAGVEISVQPPGKKIQSLNLMSGGEKALSALALLFAIIRVKTIPFVILDEVEAALDEANVKRFGDYLNRFDKNSQFIVVTHRKGTMAAADSIYGITMQESGVSKVVSVKLKDSEDLAFLN comes from the coding sequence GGTACAGAAAGCAGAAATGCCTTAAACTTTGCCGAAGTAGCTATTGTCCTGGATAATTCAGATGCATTTATTAAAGATGCTCCAAAAGAAATTAGAGTTGAAAGACATATCTATCGTAATGGTGACAGTGATTACATCATAGATGGTAAAAAAGTAAGATTGAGAGATGTTCATGATTTATTCATGGACACTGGTCTGGGGAGAGATTCTTTTTCCATTATTTCACAAGGCCGTGTTGAGGAAATTTTTAACAGTAAACCTGAAGAACGTCGAACGATTTTTGAGGAAGCAGCTGGAGTTTTAAAATATAAAACACGTAAAAAAGAAACTCAGAGCAAATTGACTCAGACTCAGGACAATTTAGACCGTCTGGAGGATATCATTTTTGAGCTTGATAATCAGGTAAAGCCGCTTGAAAAACAAGCTGAAATAGCAAAAAAATTCTTGCATTTGGATGCAGATCGTAAACAACTTCAGTTGGATATCCTAGTGGAAGATGTTCAACAAGATCAAAAAAGCATGGCTGAGAAAGAAGAAGACCTTGGCCAATTAAAAGAAAATCTTAGGGTTTACTATGAGCATCGAGACAGTCTGGAAAAAGAAAATCAAAGTTTAAAACATCTCAGACAAGAGCTTGTTCGTCAGCTTGACGACCACCAAGCAACTTTACTAGATTTAACAAACTTATCAGCAGATTTGAAGCGTCAGATTGATAGAATTCAATTGGAGACACATCAAAAGAATGAAAAAGAAGCAGAAGCAAAAGTCCAGCTTGAAAATCTATCACAGGATTGGGAAAGACTTCAAGAACAGATTCAAGAAAAACGGAATACTATTACGAGCTTAGAAAGTCAACACTCATCGCTTTATGAAGAAATCGATAATCTGAAAAATGAATTACAACGCTATTCAAATGACCCAGACCAATTAATAGAAAGTCTTCGTGAAGAATTTGTCAGTTTAATGCAAAAAGAAGCTGATTATTCAAATCAGTTAACCCTTCTTATTTCTGATATGGAAAAAGAGAGTCAAGAGAGAGCCTCAAATGCTCAAGAGTGTGAAGAAATGTTGGCAAAAGTACAGCATTTGAAAGCAGATTTTCAAACTGTCCAGTCAGATTATGATGACAAACAACTTGCTGTAAGACAACTTTTGGAAGCTTATCAAAAGCTTGAAGGACAAATTGCCAAGCAAGAAGTGACTTACCAAGCAGAGCAATCACAATTATTTGATTTATATGATCAGAAAAAAGCCAAGGAAGCTAGATTAGCAAGTCTTGAATCTATTCAAAAAAACCATAGTCAGTTTTATGCAGGTGTCAAATCAGTCCTGCAAGCAGCTCAAACAATTGGTGGTATTTTAGGAGCAGTTTCAGAACACCTTTCCTTTGATAGCCAATATCAAACAGCATTGGAAATTGCTTTGGGGGCAAGCAGCCAACATATTATTGTTAAGGATGAAGTTGCAGCAAAATCAGCAATCTCATTTTTGAAAGAAAATCGACAAGGACGTGCAACTTTCTTGCCTTTAACAACCATTAAACCACGCTTTTTATCTGATAATCAATTGCATCAAGTCCAACAGTATCAAGGTTTTTTGGGGACCGCAGAGTCATTAGTCTCATATGATCACCGTTTTAAAACTATTTTTCAAAATCTCTTAAATACAACGCTCATATTTGATACGGTTGATCATGCTAATCTAGCGGCCAAAGCTTTACAGTATAAGGTCCGTATTATTACATTAGATGGAACGGAATTGAGACCGGGGGGGTCATTTTCTGGTGGTTCAAATCGACAAAATAATACCACCTTCATTAAGCCAGAAATGGATTTGATTCAAAAGGAATTATCTCGTTTAGAAGGACAACTAAAAGAAAAAGAAACGCTTGTTTCAGATTTAAAGCTTGTCTTAAAAGAAGAAAAAGAAAAATTACAGGATTTAAAGGGGAAAGGTGAAGAGGCGAGGTTTGCTGAACAAAAAGCAGAATTGCATTACCAACAATTAAAAGAAACTTTAGCGGATTCGGAAGAAATACTGCGCCTGATGATAGAGCAGACAGATAAATCTAGCTTGAATGATTTTGAAACCCAAAAAGAAGAGTTGCAAAATCAATTAAGTCAATTGGAAACAGACAAAAACCAATTGAGTCAACAGATTGATGAAATTAAGGGAAATAAAAATCTCATTAATGAGAAAAAGTCTGAACTGACGAATCAATTATCTCAGTTACAGTTGAAAGAACGTGATGTGACCAATCAGAGTCGTTTCGAAAAGACAGATTTATCACGTCTTGAATCTGATGCAGAAGCTTGCCGTCTTAATATTGATAAGCTGTCACAGCTGTTACAAAATCCTGTGTCTCAAGAAGAAATGGACCGCCTTCCTTTACTTGAGAAACAATTGCAAGACGTTGAATCCAAAAAAGCAGATGTTGAGCAAAAACGTATTCAACTCCGTTTCAAATCGGAGGATTGTCAAGCACAGTTAGAAGATTTAGAAGAGCAATTGTCTAAAGAACAAGCCAAAAATGAAAATTTTATTCGCCAGCAAACAAAATTAGAAGCTGAAATGGATTATCTGAAAGATCGGTTGAGAACTTTTGCCAAAACTTTATCCGAGGACTTCCAAATGAGTTTTGAGGAAGCTAAAGAAATGGCTAATCCAATCCAGTCTATGATTTCTGAGAAACAAAGGCTTAAGCAATTACTTAAGACCATAAAGGCTTTAGGTCCAATCAATTTAGATGCTATTAGTCAATTTGACGAGGTTTCTGAACGTTTGGAATTCCTTAATAGTCAGAAGTTTGATTTGAACAAGGCCAAGAATCTCTTGCTAGATACTATTAACAGTATGGATAATGAAGTGAAAGCTCGTTTCAAGGTCACTTTTGAAGCCATTCGTGAGAGTTTCCAAGAAACCTTTAAACAAATGTTTGGTGGTGGTTCTGCTGATTTGGTTCTTACTGAAGGAGACTTGTTGTCAGCAGGGGTGGAAATTTCCGTGCAACCTCCAGGTAAAAAAATTCAGTCACTTAATTTAATGTCTGGTGGTGAAAAAGCTCTGTCTGCTTTAGCTTTGCTATTTGCAATCATACGAGTGAAAACCATTCCCTTCGTTATCCTTGATGAGGTTGAAGCAGCTCTTGATGAAGCAAATGTCAAACGTTTTGGGGATTATCTCAATCGTTTTGATAAGAACAGTCAGTTTATTGTTGTCACTCACCGGAAAGGAACAATGGCTGCCGCAGATAGTATTTATGGTATTACGATGCAAGAATCAGGCGTTTCTAAAGTTGTTTCTGTGAAATTGAAAGATTCTGAAGACCTCGCATTTTTAAACTAA
- a CDS encoding Cof-type HAD-IIB family hydrolase, with translation MIKLVATDMDGTFLKDDLSYDKERLATLLPKLKEKGILFAVASGRSLLAIDAMFEEFLDQIAVIAENGSLVQYQNKVLFADFLTKEQYVEIADAILANPFYVETGMLFSGQKAAYILKGASQAYIDRMSLFYENVRVISDFDEMDDDVIFKITTTFTGETVLEGSDWLDQRLPYVTAVTTGFESIDIILSEVNKGFGIDHLCQALGITATEVMAFGDNLNDLQMLEYAGTAIATENARPEIKAVADQVIGDCNQESVMAYLEGLV, from the coding sequence ATGATAAAATTAGTTGCAACGGATATGGACGGCACCTTTTTAAAAGATGATCTGAGCTATGACAAAGAAAGATTAGCGACATTACTTCCCAAATTAAAAGAAAAAGGCATTCTTTTTGCAGTTGCTAGTGGAAGATCTCTTTTAGCCATTGATGCCATGTTTGAAGAGTTTCTAGACCAGATTGCAGTCATTGCTGAAAATGGATCTTTAGTGCAATATCAAAATAAGGTATTATTTGCTGATTTTTTGACCAAAGAACAGTATGTTGAAATTGCTGATGCCATTTTGGCAAATCCTTTTTATGTTGAAACCGGAATGTTGTTTTCTGGTCAAAAAGCGGCCTATATTTTAAAAGGGGCTAGTCAAGCCTATATCGATCGTATGTCCCTTTTTTACGAAAATGTGCGCGTCATTTCCGATTTTGATGAGATGGATGATGATGTTATTTTTAAAATCACAACCACATTTACTGGCGAAACGGTTTTAGAAGGTAGTGATTGGCTAGATCAACGCTTACCATATGTGACTGCAGTTACAACTGGATTTGAGTCCATCGATATTATCTTGTCTGAAGTTAATAAAGGTTTTGGCATTGATCACCTTTGTCAAGCCTTAGGCATTACAGCAACGGAAGTAATGGCTTTTGGTGATAATTTAAATGATTTGCAGATGTTAGAATATGCTGGAACAGCGATTGCCACAGAAAATGCTCGACCTGAAATTAAAGCAGTAGCAGATCAGGTTATCGGGGACTGTAATCAAGAGTCAGTTATGGCTTATTTGGAAGGATTAGTTTAG
- the ftsY gene encoding signal recognition particle-docking protein FtsY, translating into MGLFDKLFGKKTKEQQDEKDQVENELGVDSSFPEESQAEEQNIFEKPANSQHIEEELSLASDPASIEEVIIQQQELTQSENLETVIEGDHLDNKDIQGENSDLERQEQVSDHADHQLDNLVENAEENQEQELSTEKTYSIVDEYYQRKAAFEEGLQNGDFEPLSQNDITPSPKPQLEESDQEKYQRSLKKTRNGFAARLNAFFANFRSVDEDFFEELEEMLILSDVGVSVATELTEELRQEAKLENAKKPDDLKRVIIEKLVDIYEKDGTFNEAINLQEGLTVMLFVGVNGVGKTTSIGKLAYRYKAEGKKVMLVAADTFRAGAVAQLAEWGRRVDVPVVMGAEKADPASVVFDGVEKAVAQGVDILLIDTAGRLQNKENLMAELEKMGRIIKRVIPDAPHETLLALDASTGQNALSQAKEFSKILPLTGLILTKIDGTAKGGVVLAIRQELEIPVKFIGFGEKIDDIGEFDSEDFMKGLLADII; encoded by the coding sequence ATGGGATTATTTGATAAATTATTTGGCAAGAAAACGAAGGAACAGCAGGATGAAAAGGACCAAGTCGAAAATGAACTAGGCGTGGATTCTTCTTTTCCTGAAGAAAGCCAAGCTGAAGAGCAAAATATTTTTGAAAAGCCAGCAAATAGCCAGCATATTGAAGAAGAGTTGAGCTTAGCTTCCGATCCAGCTTCAATTGAAGAAGTCATCATTCAACAACAAGAATTAACGCAATCTGAGAATTTGGAAACTGTTATTGAAGGTGATCATCTGGATAATAAAGACATTCAAGGTGAGAATTCAGATTTAGAAAGACAGGAACAAGTTTCTGACCATGCTGACCATCAGCTTGACAATTTAGTCGAAAATGCTGAAGAAAATCAGGAGCAAGAGCTTTCTACTGAAAAGACATATTCAATTGTTGACGAGTATTATCAACGTAAGGCAGCCTTTGAAGAAGGTCTTCAAAATGGAGATTTTGAACCACTAAGTCAAAATGACATCACCCCTTCTCCAAAGCCACAGCTTGAAGAAAGTGACCAAGAAAAATACCAACGAAGCTTGAAGAAAACACGGAACGGTTTTGCGGCCAGGTTAAATGCTTTTTTTGCCAACTTTAGAAGTGTTGATGAGGACTTCTTTGAAGAACTTGAAGAAATGTTAATTCTGTCAGATGTTGGTGTGTCAGTTGCTACCGAATTAACAGAGGAGCTCCGCCAGGAAGCAAAACTTGAAAATGCTAAGAAACCAGATGATTTGAAACGTGTTATTATCGAGAAACTCGTTGATATTTATGAAAAAGATGGCACTTTTAATGAGGCTATTAATCTCCAAGAAGGCTTGACAGTCATGCTTTTTGTGGGTGTTAATGGCGTTGGTAAAACAACCTCTATTGGGAAATTAGCCTATCGCTATAAAGCTGAAGGTAAAAAGGTGATGTTGGTTGCAGCTGATACCTTCCGAGCAGGTGCGGTTGCACAATTGGCAGAATGGGGCCGTCGAGTAGATGTTCCTGTGGTTATGGGAGCTGAAAAGGCAGACCCTGCTTCTGTTGTCTTTGATGGTGTTGAAAAAGCAGTGGCACAAGGAGTTGATATTCTCTTGATTGACACAGCTGGACGCCTACAAAATAAAGAAAATTTGATGGCTGAGCTAGAAAAAATGGGACGTATTATTAAGCGCGTTATTCCAGATGCACCCCATGAGACTCTTTTAGCCCTAGATGCTTCAACTGGTCAAAATGCCCTAAGTCAAGCGAAAGAGTTTTCTAAAATATTACCATTGACAGGTCTCATTTTGACTAAGATTGATGGGACTGCAAAAGGTGGTGTGGTCTTAGCAATACGTCAGGAGTTAGAAATTCCAGTGAAATTTATCGGTTTTGGAGAAAAAATTGATGATATTGGAGAATTTGATTCAGAAGATTTTATGAAAGGCTTGCTTGCTGATATTATCTAA
- a CDS encoding NAD-dependent epimerase/dehydratase family protein translates to MKLLILGGNGFLGQELIHSAIKKDYDVTYLSRHSGNGAIFSHPKVTYLKGDIFHALSCDKEQTYDCVIDCVGTIHPKYLQSLNVDATKEAIILSQKLSIKHFVYISANSGFSSYLRSKEKAERMVKEKAERMVKEKASSYLIVKPGLLFGPKRPLSLLLMVFFKMILLLPIYPSVIDEIYPLDVRKVAEVIIAHLEKSYGEKTILSLNDLKGTILAIQK, encoded by the coding sequence ATGAAACTATTAATATTAGGTGGAAATGGCTTTTTAGGCCAAGAGTTGATTCATTCTGCTATAAAAAAAGATTACGATGTCACTTATTTATCAAGACATTCTGGAAATGGCGCTATTTTTTCACATCCAAAAGTGACTTATCTTAAAGGGGACATTTTTCATGCTCTTTCATGTGATAAAGAGCAGACTTACGATTGTGTGATAGACTGCGTCGGAACGATTCATCCAAAATACTTACAAAGCCTAAATGTGGATGCTACTAAAGAAGCTATCATTTTAAGTCAAAAGCTATCTATAAAGCATTTTGTCTATATTTCTGCAAATAGCGGTTTTTCTTCTTACCTAAGAAGTAAAGAAAAGGCGGAAAGAATGGTTAAAGAAAAGGCGGAAAGAATGGTTAAAGAAAAGGCAAGTAGTTATTTGATTGTTAAGCCGGGTTTGCTTTTTGGTCCTAAACGCCCATTGTCATTACTTTTAATGGTTTTTTTCAAAATGATCCTACTATTACCTATTTATCCATCAGTCATTGATGAAATTTATCCTTTAGATGTCCGAAAAGTCGCTGAAGTGATTATTGCTCATCTTGAAAAGAGTTACGGTGAGAAAACTATCTTATCTCTAAATGACTTAAAAGGGACTATTTTAGCTATTCAGAAGTAA
- a CDS encoding peptidoglycan recognition protein family protein yields the protein MLKNNIFTSYFSHSSPFSVKIENMSLSQLTMKHYKKHLNQKNLTILLIALALALLFHYTFNLTPLTKYKYTQAAEIVTKETKLYPSHCLFSLKEIPEKTKVTVTGYELGRVRGQKILFAEVTYQGNSYLVESKSLDIELTNPVNAYLQSLDFPKVQIKNKLIKTFPKRPYFGSQAKPKGIIIHDTGTEQSSIADEIYYMVKNYKKEGIFVHTFIDDQEILNIADNHFMAQGAGPKANPYFVQFEMPHVYSQEAFAKQLANAAYYTAKTLKENNLPLTLGQENGEGTLWTHEMISLYLGGTDHIDPTDYWSQSAYRFFGTTYSISDFLELVQMYYNRI from the coding sequence ATGTTAAAAAATAATATTTTCACTTCTTATTTTAGCCATTCTAGCCCTTTTTCTGTTAAAATAGAAAACATGTCTCTAAGTCAATTAACAATGAAGCACTACAAAAAACACCTTAACCAAAAAAATCTTACCATCCTTCTTATAGCATTAGCTTTAGCACTTCTCTTTCATTATACCTTTAATCTAACACCTTTGACAAAATATAAGTACACTCAGGCAGCTGAAATTGTCACTAAAGAAACCAAGCTCTATCCTTCTCATTGCTTGTTTAGCCTGAAAGAAATTCCCGAAAAAACAAAAGTAACTGTGACTGGATACGAGTTAGGACGTGTTAGAGGACAAAAAATCCTTTTTGCAGAAGTCACCTATCAGGGTAATTCATACCTTGTAGAAAGTAAGAGTCTTGATATTGAACTAACCAACCCTGTCAATGCCTATCTTCAATCCCTTGACTTCCCAAAAGTTCAAATCAAAAACAAGTTAATAAAAACATTCCCTAAAAGGCCATACTTTGGAAGTCAAGCAAAGCCAAAAGGAATTATTATCCATGACACAGGAACTGAACAGTCAAGTATTGCCGATGAAATCTACTATATGGTCAAAAACTACAAAAAAGAAGGTATCTTTGTTCATACCTTCATTGATGACCAAGAAATCCTAAACATTGCAGATAATCATTTTATGGCTCAAGGTGCTGGACCAAAAGCCAATCCCTACTTTGTTCAATTTGAAATGCCACATGTCTATAGTCAAGAAGCATTTGCTAAGCAGCTAGCAAACGCAGCCTATTATACAGCGAAAACTTTAAAAGAAAATAACCTTCCCTTAACCCTTGGTCAAGAAAATGGAGAGGGTACTTTATGGACACATGAAATGATTTCCCTTTATTTAGGAGGTACAGATCATATTGATCCAACGGATTATTGGTCACAATCTGCATACCGTTTTTTTGGGACAACGTATTCCATTTCTGACTTTTTAGAATTGGTTCAAATGTATTATAATCGTATTTAA
- a CDS encoding YkgJ family cysteine cluster protein encodes MTSQKIAIERYKQLAQQKQKEHRQFLMTLKKKAPKNLDKVVQDVHKEVFQEIDCTACANCCKSLGPLFTEADIARISKHFRMSLSAFEELYLETDEDQDKVFKSMPCPFLGDDNLCSIYDVRPKACREFPHTDRKKIYQINHLTLKNTLICPAAYLFVEKLKDRI; translated from the coding sequence ATGACATCTCAAAAGATAGCTATCGAACGCTACAAACAATTAGCACAGCAGAAACAAAAAGAACATCGTCAATTTCTGATGACACTCAAAAAGAAAGCCCCCAAAAATCTAGATAAAGTGGTACAAGATGTTCATAAGGAAGTCTTTCAAGAAATTGATTGCACGGCATGTGCTAACTGCTGTAAAAGTTTAGGCCCTTTATTTACAGAAGCTGATATTGCAAGAATTTCCAAGCATTTTAGAATGTCTTTGTCAGCATTTGAAGAGCTTTATTTAGAAACAGATGAAGATCAGGATAAGGTTTTTAAATCAATGCCCTGTCCGTTTTTAGGTGACGATAATCTATGTAGTATTTACGATGTTAGGCCAAAGGCCTGTCGTGAATTTCCCCATACAGATCGTAAAAAAATCTATCAAATCAATCACCTAACCCTGAAAAATACCTTGATATGTCCAGCGGCTTATCTATTTGTTGAAAAGTTAAAGGATAGAATCTAA
- a CDS encoding TIGR03943 family putative permease subunit, which yields MIRFLVLAAYFELTMYLQLSGKLDQYINTKYAYLAYISMVLTFLLALVQLYTWMKNIKVHSHLTGKLAKMSSPFILVFPVLVGLLVPTVSLDSTTVSAKGYHFPLAAGSSKSGISDDGTAVQYLKPDTSLYFTKSAYQREMKKELQKFKGDKPLTITTENYMEVMELIYLFPEEFSQRDIQYTGFVYNEPGHDNYQFLFRFGIIHCIADSGVYGLLTTGTASTYSDNTWLTVKGRLQTEYDKNLRQTLPVLHIQEVKESKQPSNPYVYRIF from the coding sequence ATGATACGTTTTCTTGTTTTAGCAGCTTATTTTGAATTAACCATGTACCTTCAATTATCAGGTAAGTTAGATCAATACATCAATACCAAATACGCTTATCTTGCCTATATTTCAATGGTTCTAACCTTCTTACTAGCTCTTGTTCAACTCTATACTTGGATGAAAAACATCAAGGTTCACAGTCACTTGACTGGTAAGCTTGCAAAGATGTCTAGTCCCTTTATCCTTGTTTTTCCTGTCCTAGTTGGCCTTTTAGTACCTACAGTCAGTTTAGATTCTACCACTGTGTCTGCAAAAGGTTATCACTTTCCCCTTGCTGCAGGCTCAAGCAAGTCCGGCATCAGTGACGATGGTACAGCTGTTCAATATTTAAAGCCTGATACGAGTCTTTATTTTACAAAATCTGCCTATCAAAGAGAGATGAAGAAAGAGCTCCAAAAATTTAAAGGAGATAAGCCCTTAACGATTACAACCGAAAACTATATGGAAGTTATGGAATTGATTTATCTTTTCCCTGAAGAATTTAGTCAACGAGACATTCAGTATACCGGTTTTGTTTATAATGAACCAGGTCATGATAACTATCAATTTCTTTTCCGTTTTGGTATCATTCATTGTATTGCAGACTCCGGTGTCTATGGCTTGCTAACTACTGGAACTGCTTCAACATATAGTGATAATACCTGGTTGACGGTAAAGGGGCGTTTGCAGACAGAATATGATAAAAATTTAAGACAAACCCTACCTGTCCTTCATATTCAGGAAGTTAAAGAAAGCAAACAACCTAGTAATCCATATGTTTACCGCATTTTTTAA